TCGGTCTGGTCGGCCGGGTTGTTCGGAGCCGGCAGCTCGACCGCCAGCCTGAGCAGGTCGAACTTGCGCCGCACGTCGTCGGGAAGCTTCACTCCGTCGAAGCGCTTCGCCTTGATGGCTTCGGACGTGACTGCGGCGATGAGGTCCTTCTTGGCCTCCGCAGCGATCTGCTCGGTGTCCTGCGTGATGAAGTTCTGCTGCACCCAGTCGGAGCGGTCGCTCCTGACGCTCAGCTCGAGGAGGCGCTTCTCGACGTCTTCGATGAACGTCTTCGCCTCGACGGCGGTCGCCTGCCGTCCGGCGGGCGGCGGCGCGCCGGGCCTGCCCGCGGGTTTCGGCGGCGTCGCGGCCTTGGGGCCGGGAGCGGCGCCGGTCGCGAGGACGAGACAGACCGCGAGGGCGGGGAGTGTGATGGGCGAGCGCCGGGGGGAGTGCTCGGTCATGGGCACCTCGTAAGGGGAGAATCGGGTCCTGGTGTCGCGAACGACGGACGTTAATCCGGCCGCGGGCGCGGCGTCAAGGAGGTGCGTCCGGGCGCGGCGGCCTCCCAGGATTGACCCGGAAGGGTCCGATCGCATATACGCTAGGGCCGGCGCCACGGGACAATGACCCGGAAGGGGTGAGGCGCCAGTCGGATCATCGAGGTGGCCATGACCGGCGTCATCCGCGACGAACGGATGCGGCAGCACGGCACCGCCATCTTTTCCCCGGGGAGGTCGTGAACCGCGACCTGTCCGGCTGGTTCCGAGCGCTCGTCGCCTCGTGTGGTCTGACCGTGCTGGCGCTCCCCGGCTGCTCGATCAAGAGGTTCGCGATCAACCGGCTGGGGGACGCGCTCGCCGAGAGCGGCGCGACCTACGCCTCGGACAACGATCCCCAGCTCGTTCGCGACGCCCTGCCGTTCGCCCTCAAGCTCGTCGAGAGTCTCCTGGAGCAGAGCCCCCGGCACCGGGGGCTCCTGCTGGCCGCGGCGGGCGGCTTCACCCAGTACGCGTTCGCCTTCGTGGAGCAGGACGCCGACGAGACGCAGGACCACGACGTGGCGGCGTCCGCGACGCTGCGCGTCCGCGCGCGGCGGCTCCTGTTGCGGGCGCGGGACTACGGTCTGCGCGGCCTGGAGACCGAGCACGAGGATTTCGCGCGGCGCCTGCACGCCGATCGGGCCGCGGCGCTGCGCGACGCTTCCGTCGACGATGTCCCGTTCCTGTACTGGACGGCGGCCGCCTGGGGGGCGGCGGTCGCGGCCGGCAAGGACGACCCCGACCTGCTCGCCGACCTGCCGCTGGTGGAGGGGCTCATCCGGCGGGCGCTGGAGCTGAAGCCCGATTTCGATCATGGCGCGATCCACGAGTTCCTCATCTCCTATGAGGGAGGACGCACCGAGGCGATGGGCGGCTCGATCGAGCGGGCCAGACTCCACTTCGAGCAGGCGATGCGGCTGTCGGAGGGGAAGCGGGCGCAGCCGCTCCTGTTGCTGGCGGAAACGGTGGCGGTGCGGCTTCAGGATCGGAAGGAGTTCGAGGCGCTCCTGAGGCGCGCACTCGAGATCGATCCGGACGTCCGTCCGGAGTGGCGTCTCGCGAATCTGGTCGCCCAGCGCCGGGCGCGCTGGCTGCTGTCGCGGGCCGACCTCCTGTTCGCGGAGTAGGAGCGCGGCATGACGAGGGACCTGGATCGATCGAGAGGCCCGCGGCCGGACCGGCCGCCGCCATGGCCCCGGCGCGCGGCGCCGGTCGTTCTCCTCTGCCTGGGCGCGCTCCTGGCGCGCGCGATCCCCGCCTCCGCGGCCCAGGACACGCTCATCGTCAAGCTGGGGACGTCCGCCCCCGAGGGTTCATCCTGGGACCAGATCTTCAAGGAGATGGGGGAGAAATGGAAACAGGCGACCGGCGGTACCGTGACCCTGCGGATCTATCCGGGGGGCGTCCTGGGGGATGAGCCGGATCTCGTGCGCAAGATGCGTGTCGGGCAGATCCAGGCGGCCGCTCTCACGGCGGCCGGTCTCTCCGGTATCGACGCGTCGGTGGCCGCCCTGCAGATCCCGATGATGTACCGCTCCTATGACGAGCTCGACTACGTGCGCGAGCATCTTCGGCCGGCGCTGGAGAAGAGGCTCCTCGAGAAGGATTTCGTGGTCCTGAACTGGGGGGACGCCGGCTGGGTGATGTTCTTCGCCAAGGAGCCGTTCGGGACACCCGACGACGTCAGGAAGATGAAGCTGTTCGTCTGGGCGGGGGATAACGACGCCGTCGATCTCTGGAAGACGGCGGAGTTCCACCCGGTGCCTCTGCCGTCGACCGAGATCCTGACCGGATTGCAGACCGGGCTCATCAACGCCTTCGATACGACACCGCTCCTGGCCCTTTCGTCGCAGTGGTTCGGGCTCGCGCCGCACATGCTGGATCTCAGATGGGCGCCGCTCGTGGGGGCGACCGTCATGACGAAGAAGGCGTGGGATCGGATCCCGAGCGGCGCCCGACCGGCCGTCCTGAAGGCGGCGGCGGAGGCGGGCGAGAGATTGAAGGGGGACATCCGCGCGGCGAACGACAAGGCGATCGCGGCGATGAAGGAGCACGGGCTTCGGGTGATATCCTCGACCCCCTCGATCGAGGCCGCCTGGCAGAAGACGGCCGAGGAGATCTACCCGAAGATCAGAGGGACGGTCGTCCCGCCGGCGGTGTTCGACGAGGCGAGGCGCCTGCGCGACGAGTACCGCGCCGCTCCCGGCAAGGGTGCTGTCGGGTCCGGCGGATGACCCACGAGATCCTCGCCGGCACCGGTGCGAGGCGCGTCGCCGACCGCCGCAGGGCGGGGTGGCGCACACTCTTCCACCGATCGGAAAGCATCGTCCTGGCGCTGGCGCTCGGCGCGATGGCCGTCGTGCCCCTCGCCGAGATCGTCCTGCGCACCGTCTTCCGCTTCGGCATTCCCGGCTCGGCGAGCCTCGTGCAGCACCTGACCCTCTGGGTCGGGATGCTGGGAGGGGCGGTGGCGGCGCGCGAGGATCGCCTCCTGGCGCTGTCCACCGGCTCGTCGCTCCTGAAGGGCCGGTGGAAGACGGCGGCGCGCGTCTTCAGCGGCTCCGTGGCCGCGTCGGTCGCCGCGGTCCTGTGCGCGGCGAGCGTGCAGTTCGTGCAGACGGAGAGGGCGGGCGGGGACGTGTTCGTGGGGCGTGTCCCGCTCTTCGTGGTCGAGCTCATCCTGCCGATCGGCTTCTTCGCCATCGCGTTCCGGCTGTGGCGCCACACCTCCTACACGCGGTCCGGGCGCGCCGTGGCCGCCCTCATCGTGGGGGCGGCGCTCTACCTCGTGGCCCGGCCGCCCATCGATCCCGATCACCTGGTCGTTCCCGCCTTCCTGGCCCTGCTGCTGGCGACGGCCCTGGGGGCGCCGGTGTTCACGGCGCTCGGCGGGGCCGCGATCATCCTGTTCTGGGGGGCGGGGGAGCCGATCGCCTCGATTCCCGTCGAGACGTACCGCCTGACCGTGTCGCCGACGCTCCCGACCATTCCGCTGTTCACCCTGGCCGGCTACTTCTTCGCCGAGGGAGGGGCCTCGAAGCGCCTGGTGCGCGTGTTCCGGGCGCTGGCGGGCTGGGTGCGAGGCGGTCCGGCGATCGCGACGGCCCTCGTGTGCGCCTTCTTCACGTCGTTCACCGGGGCGTCCGGCGTGACCATCCTGGCGCTGGGGGGCCTGCTGATGCCGGTCCTGGTGCAGTCGCGCTACTCGGAGAAGAGCTCGCTCGGGCTCCTGACCGCCTGCGGCTCGCTCGGTCTGCTGTTCCCGCCCAGCCTGCCGGTGATCCTGTACGGCATCGTCTCGCACACGCCGATCGACCGGCTTTTCCTGGGAGGATTCCTGCCGGGAATCCTGATGCTCCTGATCGTCGCCTGGTGGGGCGGCCGCGAAGGAGTGCGATCCGGCGTCGCGCCCCAGAGGTTCGACGCGGCCGAGGCCGGGCGCGCCCTGTGGGACGCGAAGTGGGAGCTGCTGCTCCCGGTGATCGTCCTGGCCGGCCTGTTCGGTGGGTTCGCCACCCTCGTCGAGGCGGCGGCCCTGACGGCGCTCTACGCATTCGTGGTCGAGACCTTCGTCTACCGCGACCTTGGCGTGAGGCGGGACGCCGCGCGCGTCATGTCCGAATGCGGCATCCTGGTCGGAGGCGTTCTTCTGATCCTGGGCGTCGCGCTCGGCTTCACCAACTATCTGATCGACGCCCAGGTGCCGGCCCGCGGCGTTCTCTGGGTCAAAACGACAATCAGCTCGCCGCTCGTCTTCCTGCTCCTCCTCAACCTGTTCCTCCTGGTCGTCGGCTGCCTGATGGACATTTTCTCCGCCATCGTGGTCGTCGCCCCCCTCATCGCCCCCATGGGAGAAGCGTTCCATATCGATCCGGTCCACCTCGGGATCATCTTCCTGGCCAACATGGAGCTCGGCTACCTGACCCCTCCGGTCGGCATGAACCTCTTCCTGTCCTCCTACCGCTTCCAGAAGCCGCTGATGGAGGTGTACCGGGCGGTCGTGCCGATGCTCCTCGTCCTGCTGTTCGGCGTTCTGATCATCACGTACGTTCCCGCCCTCACCACGCTGCTGCCGAGGTGGGCGGGGCGCTGAGACCACCCCGAAAACCCCCGGCGGCTGGCCCCTTTTCAGTCGTCTTGTCAAAAAAGCATTGACAGGCGGAGCCGCCCGCCGGATACTCGGGGGCAACATTGCGGGGACCCGGGCCGGCTTCGGCCCGAAGCGTGCGGGGGACAGCCGACTTGCGACACAAAGGGATTACCGTAGCACCGGTCGTGTGTGCCCTGGCCGGTGCGCTCTTCCTGGGGCTGCCCGAGGCGGGGGCCGCCAGCCTGAGCACCTACCCGGACGAGAGCGGTTTCCTCGCCGCCATCGGGACGCCGTTCAGGCTCGAGACGTGGGACGGCCTGCCCGCCGGGACGCGGGTCACGACCCAGGTGCCCGGCGTCGTCATCTCGTCGCCCAATTCTTCGAACCGGAACTACATCCCGATCCACGTCACCACGGCCACCGGCGCCAACTCGCCGCCGAACGTCCTCGCCGGGGGCAATGTGCGAAGCAGCAGCACGCCGCCGCAGATCATGGTCCTCGACGTGAGCACGATCGCCCGGGGCTTCTCGTTCTATCTCACCGACCAGGACCCGGCGGCGACCGGCGTGACGGTGAAGCTCGATCTGAAGGATGGCTCCAGCCCGACATTCAGCGTCAGCAATCCTCACACGAGTCAGAGCACCCCGATCTTCTTCGGCGTCACCTCGGACACACCGATCAACCGCGTCACCCTGACGGCGGGGTTCAAGCAGGGAGGGAAGGGTGGGTACGTGGCGTTCAGCATCGACAACCTGATGCTGGGCCTGTTCTGCGCAGGGGACGCGCAGGCCCCCGTGTGCACCGGCCAGCCGGCCTCACAGGGCGGCGCTCTGGTGATCAGCGGCCACGCGACCGACGACGGGGCGTGCGACACCGGCATCGCGAGCGTGGCGCTGGCGACCGGCGCCGTGAATGTCACCCTGACCCCCGACCCGGGCTTCACCCCCGGAGATCCTTCGCTGAGCTTCATCGCCTCGCCGACCGACCGCGCCCTGGACAGCCGGGGGACGGTCGTGGTCACCGACGAGGGAGGTCACACCTGCACCGTTCCAGTCTCCCTCCGGCCGGTGCCGGCGGGACCGACCATAGGCCTGGTGCTGTGCAGCGGCGACGGCTTTCTGTTCGAGGTCAGCAACGCCAATCCGACGCCGCCCGGGACCTCGGCCTGCAGCGCCGCCCTGCCCTCGGAATCCGACCCCGCCTTCCCGCCCGGGTACACTCCGTCGCCCGAGGAGGACCCATTCCCGTGCCGCGTCCTGACGATCGAGTCCCCCATCGCCGGTCTGACGGACATGACCTACAAGAAAGACGGCACCTTCGACCCGCGGCTGCGCCTGCTGTTCTCCCGCTCGGAGGACGGCGGCGTCTCGTTCCCGCCGTTCAGAGATGTCACCCAGTCGGTCGAGCCGATCCTGAACATCGATCCCGATCCGACGCGCGCCAAGGGTGCGGCGCAGTGGTCGCCGGTGAAGGTGGCCTGCGCCCTGCAGGGGACCGTCGACTGCTCGACGATCGATCCGGCGTTCGACTTCGACCAGGACGGATACCCGCTCTGTCCCGCGGTGGGCTCGGGGATCCTGGCCGACTGCAACGATCAGATCGCCACCATCCACCCGGGCGCCGTGGAGACCTGCAACGGCCTGGACGACGACTGCGACGGCCTCATCGATGAGGATGATCCGGGCGGCGGGGCGGCCTGTTCGGTCGCGGATCGAATGGGCGC
This DNA window, taken from Candidatus Dormiibacterota bacterium, encodes the following:
- a CDS encoding MopE-related protein, whose amino-acid sequence is MRHKGITVAPVVCALAGALFLGLPEAGAASLSTYPDESGFLAAIGTPFRLETWDGLPAGTRVTTQVPGVVISSPNSSNRNYIPIHVTTATGANSPPNVLAGGNVRSSSTPPQIMVLDVSTIARGFSFYLTDQDPAATGVTVKLDLKDGSSPTFSVSNPHTSQSTPIFFGVTSDTPINRVTLTAGFKQGGKGGYVAFSIDNLMLGLFCAGDAQAPVCTGQPASQGGALVISGHATDDGACDTGIASVALATGAVNVTLTPDPGFTPGDPSLSFIASPTDRALDSRGTVVVTDEGGHTCTVPVSLRPVPAGPTIGLVLCSGDGFLFEVSNANPTPPGTSACSAALPSESDPAFPPGYTPSPEEDPFPCRVLTIESPIAGLTDMTYKKDGTFDPRLRLLFSRSEDGGVSFPPFRDVTQSVEPILNIDPDPTRAKGAAQWSPVKVACALQGTVDCSTIDPAFDFDQDGYPLCPAVGSGILADCNDQIATIHPGAVETCNGLDDDCDGLIDEDDPGGGAACSVADRMGACAAGTTVCIDGRLECRQTVFPSPEICDGIDNDCDGTTDEGLGTTSCGVGACRVTVQNCVGGVGHVCTPNAPSPETCDGIDNDCDGLIDDSLSPLTCGAGVCARTVASCIGGVPQTCVPGTPGVEICDGIDNDCDGLTDESWTFGGYQQPVEQDGSGAYHRRQTIPFKFQLTDCAGNPVPGAVATIEVFFYANGVVGTKVKDITSSGQANTDNLYRFDPSGHQYIYNLSTLPLSINTTYLVRTRISDGTTHDVLISIVK
- a CDS encoding TRAP transporter large permease subunit is translated as MTHEILAGTGARRVADRRRAGWRTLFHRSESIVLALALGAMAVVPLAEIVLRTVFRFGIPGSASLVQHLTLWVGMLGGAVAAREDRLLALSTGSSLLKGRWKTAARVFSGSVAASVAAVLCAASVQFVQTERAGGDVFVGRVPLFVVELILPIGFFAIAFRLWRHTSYTRSGRAVAALIVGAALYLVARPPIDPDHLVVPAFLALLLATALGAPVFTALGGAAIILFWGAGEPIASIPVETYRLTVSPTLPTIPLFTLAGYFFAEGGASKRLVRVFRALAGWVRGGPAIATALVCAFFTSFTGASGVTILALGGLLMPVLVQSRYSEKSSLGLLTACGSLGLLFPPSLPVILYGIVSHTPIDRLFLGGFLPGILMLLIVAWWGGREGVRSGVAPQRFDAAEAGRALWDAKWELLLPVIVLAGLFGGFATLVEAAALTALYAFVVETFVYRDLGVRRDAARVMSECGILVGGVLLILGVALGFTNYLIDAQVPARGVLWVKTTISSPLVFLLLLNLFLLVVGCLMDIFSAIVVVAPLIAPMGEAFHIDPVHLGIIFLANMELGYLTPPVGMNLFLSSYRFQKPLMEVYRAVVPMLLVLLFGVLIITYVPALTTLLPRWAGR
- the dctP gene encoding TRAP transporter substrate-binding protein DctP encodes the protein MTRDLDRSRGPRPDRPPPWPRRAAPVVLLCLGALLARAIPASAAQDTLIVKLGTSAPEGSSWDQIFKEMGEKWKQATGGTVTLRIYPGGVLGDEPDLVRKMRVGQIQAAALTAAGLSGIDASVAALQIPMMYRSYDELDYVREHLRPALEKRLLEKDFVVLNWGDAGWVMFFAKEPFGTPDDVRKMKLFVWAGDNDAVDLWKTAEFHPVPLPSTEILTGLQTGLINAFDTTPLLALSSQWFGLAPHMLDLRWAPLVGATVMTKKAWDRIPSGARPAVLKAAAEAGERLKGDIRAANDKAIAAMKEHGLRVISSTPSIEAAWQKTAEEIYPKIRGTVVPPAVFDEARRLRDEYRAAPGKGAVGSGG
- a CDS encoding TRAP transporter TatT component family protein, which produces MNRDLSGWFRALVASCGLTVLALPGCSIKRFAINRLGDALAESGATYASDNDPQLVRDALPFALKLVESLLEQSPRHRGLLLAAAGGFTQYAFAFVEQDADETQDHDVAASATLRVRARRLLLRARDYGLRGLETEHEDFARRLHADRAAALRDASVDDVPFLYWTAAAWGAAVAAGKDDPDLLADLPLVEGLIRRALELKPDFDHGAIHEFLISYEGGRTEAMGGSIERARLHFEQAMRLSEGKRAQPLLLLAETVAVRLQDRKEFEALLRRALEIDPDVRPEWRLANLVAQRRARWLLSRADLLFAE